DNA from Cygnus atratus isolate AKBS03 ecotype Queensland, Australia chromosome 7, CAtr_DNAZoo_HiC_assembly, whole genome shotgun sequence:
GTGTAGTATCTGGTTACTAGCTTGCatgtagaaaatgaaatggcaaTTTCGATAGTATGTGGTGTCAGCGTTTTAGTTCTAGTGAGTGCTGTGTGTTGTCCTTAGCTCCCTAAATGAGGTCCTGTAAAATAATGCTGCTTCTGGTTTCTCCGCCATCTTCTAATGCCTTGATACCCATGCACAGGATTTGAACTTTAACCTTtctcatggaaaagaaattctaTTGTAACAAACTTACGTAGAGCTCCAAGGTGTATAAGTTCTAATTCTATTCAATAATTAACAGTGCTGGAGGCCAACCTAAAAGAGTCACTGAAAATATctagaaaagcacattttgaaacTAAAAGGACAGgtaatttaagaaacaaactgtGTTACTCTCCTGAATATAACTTTTGTAACTTCACTAATTGCTACTTAGCTTGCAAGAAAGTTCTCTTGCTCCTCAAAAACTACAAAATATGACATGAGGAAAAGTATCACCAACTTTTACTTGTAACTAGAAGTTCTTgtactgtttgcattttcaagTCCGTATACTGTAGTGATTCACATTCATATACAAAACTACTAAGTCTGTCAAATTTGGTTTTCTGATTTCCTTGTTTCATCTGCTGTAGACTGTCTTACCaccatctgaaatatttcaggtgaTCATTGTAGCACTGTCTTACTAAAAAGTAATATTCTAACTAAAGGTGAAGAGAACCTTTCCAAGTGACTATTTTAAGCTGTTGTAAACTTACTAATGATATTCCTGTATGCAGACACTTAATCATTTGTGCCACTTCTTTGtgcttcatttagaaaatattttctcttgaaaaagaaaaacaaaaacacaaccatCTTCTTGGAGAGAAGGACAAAGAAATCCAAAATCTAAAAGACAAGCTTAAGTCCAAGAACAAGAACAGCGAAGTCTCCTCATTACAAAGTcaactagaagaaaaaacaaaggaagcagaaaggcGAGAACAGTTACTTAGTTCTCTATCAGAAGAAATGAACCAGTTAAAGTGTAATTTATCTGCTGTTACTGCAAAATGTTCTGAGCTTGAAAACAAAGCCAGTTATTCTCAGGCATCCCAGGTAAGCACTGAAAAATAGTGTAACTGTTTACAGGTTAGGGTTCGAACTTGCATCTGCTAAGCACCAGTGTCCGTTATAAAATGGGATGAGTTTTTACTCTTCTTACAAATCTTCATACAAGATTTCAGCATGCAACATGACGAGGTACCTAGACTGAACGCTAAACAAGCAGTCAGGGAGTACAGCTTCAGGTAACACAGCGGAGGAGAGAATTCTGTACTGCAAAGTCCCTTCTTCAAGCTGCCATGCATGCAGGTATGACAAGTGGTATGACATGGAATGGCCCACTGTTGCTTAAACAGATATATGCCCTTCTTGAATTCATATGCTCAGTGGTTAAGCAGACTGAGAAGGCAGCAGTAGTAGAGAGATGGGGCCTTAAAAGAACACTAAACGCATCACCTAATTCATGCTCAGCGATGACAAtacctctctctcctccctgctgttATGAATCATCATTTGTTCCTTGGTTAAAACTGTCTGCAATTTACATGGCATAATATGTGGTAAATGCTTCAATGTAATAAGATAGGAGAGGAATAGTAAGTTGTTGACTccatttaaaatgcttaataGCTATGGTGTCAGGCACTTGGCTGCTTTTACAAGCGCATTTAGTTTTCTACAGTTGCTTATTCACCCCTGTCTGTTCTAATGCTCAACGGGAAATTCAGTACCTCAGTAGGGGGACATGGAAACTGCTGCTTTATGGGAGGTGCAGCTAAGTCTTTTCCGGTTTTAACCTATAGATGGTGCTAGTTACCCAAACTACATAATGAAATTGAGTAATTTCTAGAAATTCAGCTTTAGTTGATAATACTGCATTATTCAATGCGATGCAAATATGGATCTTGGGAAATATTACTACTTCAAATGTAATTTGCTTACTTCCAGTTTCGAGGGACTTTGAACCTTGTTAGAGAAAATTAACATCTTTTTATGCTATCTTTGTCAATGGACTTATCTTTCTAGTAATCACTACAGGAATTTTTCATCTAAACCACAGCAATATCAGAACTGCATCTCtgaacatgaaattaaaagccTCTTGGTTCACTCGAGAATATCAGGTTGCTTTCTGTATGGGCATTCCTTATTGCATTTAACAGAGTAAGCTGCAGGTAGTTAAACAGTACAGAGTTGAACTTCAGTAGCAATACAGTATAATCTGACTCTGCAGAAAGGTTTAGAGGCATGCCAGAATAATAGgtcataaaaaaaacaaacaagggaaAAGAATCCTGTAGTCTATGGAATCCTTCCTGGCATTGAAGGATGAAGACCACCACTTGCTATCTGTACAAAATCTCCAGCACTGATGTGAGAAATTCCAAGTGGTCTGCTAGATGAAGGAGGTGTATCTTTCTTTCAATCTGAGGTATAAAATATGAGGATCAAAGAGTGTAATTATAACCTACCTGTTAGACAAGGTTTCTTTTTGGTGACATCAGAAATTGGACTCTTTCTCAACCTTTAGAATAGCTTCCTTGCTGTCACAGTGATAAACAGAAAGAAGCCTGAAGATAGAAAGATATACTGGACAGTTATAAATTGGATTCTGATTACCGAAAtatctttcaaattaaaattatattatttaattttttactgaTGTATCAGTGAAGGACAACAAAACTTCACTGACTTTTTCACTGAATGTTTTGAGAAACTTGAAAATGAGTTTAGCAATGTTTCTTATAACTGCTAGGTGGCATACAAGCAGCAGGTATACTTTGAAGTGGAAACAACAGTTGTATGACTATGAGGAAGTGGGGAGGTTTTCACTGATGCAGAGTTCtgatatttacagaaataagtaTCTGAGCAGTTGTCGTGGATCTAAATCCTATTAGAAAGCACTGAACTTTAATAACCATATTCAACATGCAAAATCTCctatttttccagctgtaaaGCTGGTTCTAGATCATGctctagaaacagaaaactttgaCAAAAATGTAGCTTGGATTTAGGTAGTAATCTACATTTGCCTTTAAAGTTATTTGTCTTTAAAGTTCCCTCTGACTTATATATATAACTTCAAAAAGCTTTCTATGGAGTAGTGAATAAACATGTCATATTATGAATAAAGTTTAAATGTTTAACAGCTCTTTAGTTTTGTGGGTCTAAAGAATTCTGAAACTCATACTTTAAGCATTCTACTTTGGATTAAGTCTTGGAAAAGCAATCAATGTCTTTATGGTTCCAGACAGGCTTGCATGGTTTACCAGATATTTATAATTCCATGGTTATCACAATGAAGTTGAGCTCTCTAGCTTCCCACAGTGACTCCTATAGGTCTGCTTTATTGTCAAACTGGTATTCTGAGGATATGAAAATagaacaaacacattttcttttatttaaataaaaccctATATATCTAAATTTATCAAAAGCTCTCCTATACCTTTCAGTTCTCCCAAGACAGAAGTTCAGTGAAATattcttagaaaatattttaatgtaactgAGCTTTAGGATTAttgaataaacaaaatttaaatctgTTCCATATTTTCCagtagattttttaaaaatctatgaaaTGGTTTCCTGCATAACTTAGGCCCTTCTAAACAGACTATGAATATCTCTAAATGCAAGTCAGATGTATgcatcttttaaattttaaattacacttcCATTATTTATAGTCTTAATAGTTACATAGAACTAGTTTTACTGTTTCAGTCTTCTATTTTAAACAATGCTAACTGATTGTTCTTTATTTGCAGGAAGCTGTAACAAACAGCACTGGATCATCAACTAATCTTAGTGAAgtagaaaaacaactgaaagaTGTAAGCTTTCTGTACAACATACCAAGGATAAATCACGTACTAAAATCTATAAGAATAGGAACTATTACCATATATTTTTGGTAGATTGGGACCTCAGAGTATGTTTTCCTCTAAAATATTGtaactaaaattattttgtgagAAAGCAATCAAATAATGAAGGGCTTGTGAAAGACATTTCTATAATACTGCAAATCTAAATCTATAATTGTTGAAAACAGTCCTTGGAAGAACAGAACATAGTGGCTGCTGAGAGAACAGAAATCCCAAGGAACATGGTCTGTCCACAGAACTGACGTTGCCTGGGATAGCATAAGGTTAGATTATAagcctcctgaggtccctttgAACCTCAGTAATTCTATGATCTACTGAGATATAAAATCTATGTACTTGTTCTTAGAAACTGTAAGTTGTAATTATACAGTTTTAGTTCTATACAAAATAATAGATCCTGAtgatgaaatagaaaatgaaaggataaTTCTTCATTATCTGGGGCATGTTTCATGAAAGTGTTTAGTTCTGAGTCATTTCCCTATTCCTGCAAATAAGCCAATCAGAATTTAATATTGCTGCAATTTAACTTATGCTCAATGACccaaatcaagatttttttttatcatacaAAGATAACTACAGTTTACAGAGGAATTAACTAACTTTTCGTTAAACAAATGtataacatttacatttttaaaggaacaaaactAATACTTCTTAAATCTGATAAACTACTagatgcttttctgtttttcttctgttcctttccatGAAGGCTCTTGAGAAGAACCAACAATGGCTACTGTATGACCAGCAACGTGAAGTATATGTCAGGGGACTGCTTGGAAGGATCTTTGAACTTGAACAGAGGTCAGAAATAGTTAGCCAGCAACAACCAAAAGAATCACATACAGAAGGTATTGATTTTTTCCTTGACTGACTCAAACCACAGTTTTCTATagaatacattttctgtgaattaTAGCATATGATTGActtttttcacaatattttgctttcttaatgggaaaatttaaaaatttgtgCTTTGAGCTGTTACTTGATCAATATTTCTTGTTCCTATCTGCTTCaccaaatgtttttctaaagccTTGACAGTCTATTGGCCACCTTTCTGTTTGCAGCAGGTGTTAaggtaaatatatgtatataccaTCCTTCAAAGTACACTCTCTTCCTACATAAAGGAAGCATTAAGAATTTACTGGCTAGGTGTGGatcagtttcttttcaaaataattataaaagtGACTCAAGACTGGCATGTTCTTTATCCCTCTGAGAAGTTCTTACATGGCATGAAAACCTGTGATAGATTTTGGCACCTATCCAAAACAATGCTTTGCAATATGGATATGGTAATCTCTAGCTTGCTTCTATGTGATGCAGTTCCTCATTAGCACTCTCTCAGTACCATGCATTCAGATTGACTTGAGTCATGCTTGACCAGCAAgtggaataaaattaaaataatcttgagCAGAAGAGCCAGAAGTTAACTTCCCTTTCTTATCAAACTAATTTCATATATGCTACAACTGGTCTACATGGTAAATTCACTAAATAGAACTAGCCTCATCTAGAGTAAGAGTATGCTCACAGGTACTTGCTGCTTAGTAACTTGTTTGCAGTGGCTTGGTTTTTCTATTGCTGCTGGTATCCTTATGGGAAACAGTAAAATATCATCTTAACCTTTAGTGCTGTTTTAGACATctgttttttagtattttagaaGGAGGAATATTGAAGTAGCTCACCAGAAAAAGCAACTCAGTTACTGAGTTGACAAAGCTTTGTCATCAGAGCAGCCAGGAAACATGGAGTAAGAGGATGAAAGTTCCTCTTCAAACAGACAGTAGTAGAGatcaaagatggaaaaaaatctagtttgACAAATTGAAAGTAGATATGACAACTTTTTTCTAAGGAAAACCTTGGTGTATCTCTGAAGATCTTGCTGCCTTATATAGGAGTATTGTTAACAAAAAGCTAAGCCTTAGCTTATCTTTTCCTTAGCTTGAAAACATTCAAGCAGGAAAATTTTCCTAGTAAATTACACTTTGAAGAACATGAGGGAAGCCTTCAACAAGAGTATCAAAGTCAAGAACTTCAGAGTGCCTTAAATCACCAAAGCCTTTTTAAGACAGCATTCCTTGTCCTGTTCTAGGTATACTTTGTATTGCATCTGAATTCTTGCAGACTGACTCTTCTTTCGAGTTGATAAGCTTTTCTTGGGTCAACAAGCACCCACTTCTTGAGCATTGGTTTAAGCAATAGTCACTAGCCAAGAAGCAGATGTCTTTGATCAAAAGGCCTATTCTAGTTTGCTTTAGTTGCAATTTAGAAATAAGTGACCACATAATTTGAAGACAGTCTGTACAAGACAAATATTCTGTCTTTAGGCAATGACAGAGACCATCAGAACCCCAGGGTATCTCTGGAGTGAGATTAATGCCAGAACCTTGCTTAACATGCCTAAATCTGGAAGTGAGAACCTAGTGTCTTTCGGCATCTATTTCAGTACCTCAATATAATGCGTGAGGTTATATAAGAACTGTTTGTGGGATCATGCAGTTCGTGTAGTCAGGGCAAATGATGTAACATTGCTATAACAGTTAGTCAAGGAAGTAGCTATAGCACAGTATGGTATGTGAAAGCACAGTTGCTGTTTTCCTCTATCCTGAGAgaagatttttctcctttagaaGTATTGAAAGTTGCTTTAAGTCCATCTTGGTGATAATCTGAGCTGTGTAACAGCCTAAAATGTCAATTTATTAtcaatattctttaaaatgctaTCAAGGATTTGGTGCTCtgatttttaagtgatttttttcccatgttatTGTCTCCTTGTTTGTCTCATTAAGGTCACCTACCAGAAGAAACGCAAAAATATTATGACCAGCTGTTATTAACTGCTAAAAGTGATCTTGAGACTGAAAGACGCACTATAACCCAGCTTAGATGTGAACTTCACGAATTGAAAAAGAAGTATGAAGAAACACAACAAGAAATAATGAGTTTAAATGACTTACTGCAGTCCCAACAGGCTGTTGAAATGAAGGctctagaaaatgaaaacaaaataaaaggagaaaaagtgcagagactaaaacaagaaaatgaaagtattaaAGTACAgctaagagaagaaaaggaaaaatctgaagaaCTGTTATCTCAGGTAAGTGGATGTATTTGGAAATTGAAGATCATTAGCAAAGATTCAAGAGCTGGGAAGTCATACTCACTTGCTCTGGTAACTGTTCTTTATGTACATCTAGACTCATGTCCTTGTGGTTAAAACTAAGTTCTTTAATACTGATTTAGGTCACAATCCAAAGTTTTGTGAGAtttacttgtttaaaaatgttctaGTTCACTTATCTTAAGAGTCTTGTGGGGTGTAAGAGGAAATGAGAATGCATCATTGATTTTAATCTGGCTTTATCCTCAAGGCTATTGGtgaatgagaacagaaaaagtaaaaa
Protein-coding regions in this window:
- the CEP55 gene encoding centrosomal protein of 55 kDa, whose translation is MGCLLSFTPRRTQPHPPAVNGRLGTSSTCPRGHAPLAPPPVLAPGRRRSSGFAGRAARAEVTLGQPRDSNSSRQRRAMSAWAGRELLAGRWRRGHGDGPGRGERDGAAQRKPSEEALAARGPLAAPERSSLLQKIFSLEKEKQKHNHLLGEKDKEIQNLKDKLKSKNKNSEVSSLQSQLEEKTKEAERREQLLSSLSEEMNQLKCNLSAVTAKCSELENKASYSQASQEAVTNSTGSSTNLSEVEKQLKDALEKNQQWLLYDQQREVYVRGLLGRIFELEQRSEIVSQQQPKESHTEGHLPEETQKYYDQLLLTAKSDLETERRTITQLRCELHELKKKYEETQQEIMSLNDLLQSQQAVEMKALENENKIKGEKVQRLKQENESIKVQLREEKEKSEELLSQVQLLRKSLLKQQEEHTRIALLEQQIQICTTDFENEKLDRQNLQHQLNQVLKELRKAREQITRLEPLKLQESGCVEPQGDLQAAFEEKMTVYDRSPSQKHSSLLDESFLECPRCKVQYATSQHRELLAHIDFCTA